The Rhodococcus sp. B50 DNA window GGCGGTTTCCTACTTCCCGAGCGGTGCGGGAAGTAGCACCCGGAAAGTGCCCGTTTCTACTTCCCGCAGGGGTGCGGGAAGTAGCCCCGTTTTCGAGGGTCTGCGGGAAGTAGCAATCGGACCGAATCGACCTACGGTCAGGGCTGCGTTCCCTCGACCAGTTGTGACAGTCGCTCGGCAATTTGGGCGTCCCGGCCAGCTGCGGCGTGCTGGTACCGCATAGCCATGTTCGGGGTCGAATGCCCGAGGCGGGCCATCAGTTCCTTGGTGGTCGCACCGGCCTGCGCGGCAAGGACCGCCCCTTGATGCCGGAGATCGTGCAATCGCAAATCGGGACGGTCGATCTTCTTCGCCGCCTGTTCGAAGTGATATCGCAGCGTCCATTCCCCCAACCGGTCCCCGTCCGTCGAGGTGAACAGTAGGGCGTTTTTCCCACGGGCTACGTGCCCGCTGAGATGGTCTACGACGGCCGTACGGATGTGCGGGGGTACCGCCACGTCCCGAACGCCTGCGGTCGACTTGGGCGCCCCGACGTGCGCCTGCCCCTTGACGAACACGACGGCACGGCGGATACGTACGACACTGCCGTCCTCGGCCACATCGCTGCGGCGTAGCTCGAGCAGTTCCCCTCGGCGTAGACCGCACCATGCACCAAGCTTGACGAGCAAGCGGAGACGATCAGGCATCGCGTAGGCGAGGGCGTCGAGTTCGGAGAGGGTCAGCAACCGGATCTCGTGGGCGCGCTCGGTACGGCCTGCGCGCGGGATGCGGCACGGGTTCGTGGGAATGAGTCCGTCATCGACGGCGGTGGCCAGGATCGTGCGCAGCAAGGCATACACCCGGGCGTTACGCGTCTTCCCCGTCGATGCCTTGTTCGGGCCGGGGGTGTCCCGAAGGTCGGCGAACCATACGCGGACCCGCTCGGGCGTCACCTCGTCGAGCGGGAGGATCCCCAGCGTCGGTTCGATGTGCTGTTCGAACATGCGGCGGTACAGGTGGCGGGTGGACTCTTTCAGGTGGCGGTGTGAGATCCACTTGTCGGCGTACTCCCCGAGGGTCAGGACAGTGACCGCAGCGGCGTCGGTGTGTCCCCGGTCCCCGGGCGGCGTCCACATGTCCAGATCGATCAACCGGCGCTCGGCGTTCAGCCAACCGATCGCGTCATCCTCGGCGGCGAATGTGCGGGGTGCTTTGTAGATCAGCCCGTCCGGGGCGGTGTAGTTGGCTTGCCAGCGTCCCGATGGGAGCTTGCGCAGTCCACCGAACGATCGCTTCTTTCGCTGCGCCATGCCGCCCCTCGTGCAGAAAACGTGCAGAACAGGAGTAATCATAAGGGTCGTTGCGTCACGTTGTGTCCACGTGTAGATTTCCGTTCCACCACGGGAGACCGGATAAATCCGCTGGTCACCCGCCGTGACAGGTTGGCATCCACGACAGGTTCGAATCCTGCCGGGGGCACCATCGGATACCGCCAGGGTCCGCGGGTCTTCCGGGACCACCCGGGCCATCGGACTCCCCGAAGTACCCGCATCCCGAACCCCGCATCACGGTTCGATCTAGTCCGTCCTCCGCCGTCCGCACGACGGTTAGCATCCAGAACGATGCCGCCGACGACGGAAATCGAGGACCCCGCATGGATATTCGGCCTCGTGCCCCACGCCTCGCCGTGATCGTTTCGGCGGCGGTCCTCGGATTGTTCGTCACCCCCTCGCCGGCGGTCGCCGGAGGCATCTCCGGCCTGGTGGAAGGACCCGCGCATCCGGTCGGCGCGGGCAGCGCCCGCACGTACGTCACCCTGGACGACGAGGACACCCCGGTCACCATCGGGGTGCGACTCGACGCGGCCGCACTCGACGACCTGCCCGCCGCGCTGCTGCCGGTCACCGAGGCCTACGTGCTCGACCTCCCCGAGGAAGCGCACGCCACCGCGTTCGACCACGTCACGATCGACTGGAACTCGCAGGGTCACGACCCCCAGCACGGCTTCGACGTCCCGCACTTCGATGTCCACTTCTACCTGCTGGACAGGGTCACCGTGGAGTCGATCCACCCGTTCGCTCCCGGCTACATCCCCGCCGCTGCGCGTGTGCCCGACCCCCGCTATCTACCCCAGGGGTACGCACCGTCCGGGAATCCGCTGACCTCGACGGTCCCAGGCATGGGACTGCACTGGGTGGACACCACCGAGACCGAACACGATCCGGCAGCGGGACACCACCTCACCGAGACCGTGCTCTACGGCACGTGGGACGGACGCCAGGCGTTCATCGAACCCATGCTGAGCCGGGAGTGGCTCGCGACGCGGCCCGCGCACCACGAGGAACTCCGTCTGCCCGAGGCGTACCAGCGCGAGGGTCTCTACCCCACCACTTACTCCGTGTGGTGGGACGACGCGTCGCAGACGTACACGGTCGAACTCGGCGGGCTCACGATGCGCGAGGCGTCGTAGCCCGGAGTCGCCGCTCGACGGCACCGCGCGCGAACTCCCGATGATCCGAATCCTGTCCCGGCCGCGGCGCGCTTCCTATCGTGGAGAGGTGTTCGACGCCCACCTGCACATCATCGATCCGCGATTCCCTCTCGTCGAGAACGACGGATATCTACCCGAACCGTTCACCGTCGACGACTATCTCGCACGGGTCGCGCATCTGGGGGTCACCGGAGGAGCGGTGGTGTCGGGTTCGTTCCAGGCCTTCGACCACAGTTACCTCCTCGACGCGCTCGACCGGCTCGGTCCCTCCTTCGTCGGTGTCGCGCACCTGCCGATCACCGCCTCGGACGACGAGATCGTGCGCCTCGACGCGGCGGGCGTGAGGGCCGTGCGATTCAACGTCCGCCGTGGCGGGTCGGCGCCCCTCGCCGAACTCGACCGGCTCGCCCGCCGCGTCCACGACCTCGTCGGCTGGCACGCCGAGTTGTACATCGACTCCCGCGATCTGGCCGATCTGCACACGACCATCGCGGCGCTGCCCGCGGTGTCCATCGATCACCTGGGATTGTCGCGGGACGGCTTACCGTCACTGGTGCGCCTGGTGGAGAGCGGTATCCACGTGAAGGCCACGGGGTTCGGGCGCGTCGACTTCCCGGTGGCCGACGCGCTGCGAGCCCTTGCCGATGCAAATCCCGCTGCCCTCGTGTTCGGCACCGACCTACCGTCGACGCGGGCACCACGACCGTTCCGGGACACCGACATCACTCTCGTCGAGGACGTGCTCGGCGACGACCTCGCCGACGCGGTACTGCGCCGCAATGCTTCCGGGCTGTATCGGATCGAGACCGAAACCGCTCCTGGGACTTCGGTGTCTCGATAGACTCACGCTCGTCATCGGTGCGCGGGACGCGCCGCGGAATTCCTCGCCGCGGTCGGCTCCCGGACGTGACATCCCTTTCTCGAGGAGCAGCACCATGCCTGCACTGCGACTTGCACGTCGAGTTCTCGCCCTGGCGGCCCCCATCGCTGCCGCAATCGCATTCACCGGTGCGGCAACCGCTGCACCCCCTCAGCCACTGGGCACGGCGATCACCATCGGTTGCATCAATCAGGGCAGCCTCGCGTCGTTGACCTCGGTCGCGGCGCAACCCGGACCGGACGCCGGCACTCCCGGCGGACACGTGTTGTTCTCCACGCGGGAAGCGCTGTGGCCGGTCCCGGCAGCGGGCCAGGTCAGCGTCGCATGGCTCAACCGCAACAACGGCCGTGCCGGCATCGTCGATCTGGGCGGCGCGTACCCGAACCTGTCGGCGCTGGTCGACACCGGACCGGGTGAGGTCGTGGCCACCGTGTTCGGCTCGGTGAATCTCGGCAGTGGACCGCTGTGCAACTCGACTCCCGCAGTCGGGGGCGTCGTAGTGCCGTGACATCGGGACAGGCATCCGGCCCGTGCGCCGGATGCCTCGTCACCGAGGTGAATACATGATGATGGCGACGCCTGCAAGGCAGACGAGCGCGCCCGCGACATCCCATCGATCCGGCCGGAAACCGTCCATCACCATGCCCCACACCAGCGAACCGGCCACGAACACCCCGCCGTACGCGGCGAGGATGCGCCCGAAGTTCGCGTCGGGCTGGAGCGTGGCGACGAAACCGTAAGCGCCGAGCGCGATCACGCCCAGTCCCATCCAGATCCAGCCGCGGTGCTCGCGCACGCCCTGCCACACCAGCCACGCACCGCCGATCTCGAACAGGGCGGCAACGGCGAACAGCAGCAACGACTTCAGCACGGTCACGGGAGGAACTCTAGTCCTGCGACACCGCACCCAGCTCGATGCGGCGCACGCTGTCGCCGCGCACGAGGATCGTCACGAGTGCCCGGCGCCCCGGGGGAAGAACCCGCACAGTGACGGAACCGTGTGACACCGAGTCGAGTTCGTCGGCGACCGCGCGGAGGATGCGGACCTGCTCCTCCCGGGACACCTCGTCCATGCCGTGATCGTCGAGCATCACCACGTCCACGCCTCGTCGACGCGCGGCGTCCGCCGCATCGACGACCTGCGAATCCTGCAGGGCCGGCGCTCGAAGCCCGTCCCGTAGACGCGCTTCGAGCAGCACCCCGGCGCGTCGCTCCCCTGCGTCGAGCACGTCCCCGGTCGCGATGCGTTCGAGGAGGGGCCGGGCCAGAGAGTCGAGCCGGTCGAGCTGCGCGTCGCGCTCCTCGAGCGCCGCAGCCGAGGCCGCCTGTTCCGCACTGCGCTGCAACGACATCGCACGCAGCAGATAGATGGATCCCGCCAGGGGGCGCAGGGTGAACGCGAAGAAGGTCGACATGAGGACCGGGGCCGCGTTGACGACCGACAGTGACAGACCGGGACCGATCCCCTGCCCGGTGACATACGTCCACAGGGTCGCGGTTGCGATCATGCAGGCCAGGCCGATCCACGCCGCGAGGGTGCGGCCGCGCACGCACATGAACGTGAACACGACGGTCGACATCCCGAGCGGCCAGGTCGCGACGCCGCCCGGGGACGGCACCGGCAGCACCGAGAAGACGAGTGCCGACGAGACCGTCCCGGTCGCGGCGAGCAGGCTCGTCGCCGGCATCGGCAACGGATCACCCGGAACGGTGATGAGAGTGAACGCCGCGAACGTACACACGAGGACCGCGAGGGCGGAAGGCCAGCTCGCGGACGTGTGCTCGGCGCCGAACACCGCCAGCACGAGGCAGACGAGGGCGTAGAGGCTCACGAGTACGCGCGCGGCCGTGGTGCGCATCCCCAGCAGGTCGCGTACGTCGCGGGTCGGTTCGTCGGTCACGGCGTGCGACGCTCGGCCGGATCGAACCAGAGCAGCGTCACCGTCGTACCTCCGGGACCGGAGGTGACCTGCGAGTCGCCTCCGGCCAGACCGCGCATGCGGCCGTGGATGCTCGCGCGGATACCCATCCGATAGCGATCGACATCGGCGGGGTCGAATCCGCGGCCGTCGTCGCGAACTGCCACCCGAACCGCTCCCGGCCCGAGATCGACATGCACGGCCCGGCGCGTCCCCGCCCCGGCATGACGCACGCTGTTCCGGACGGCTTCGGCCAGCGCGGCCGCGACCGCCCTGATCACCTCGGCCGGGTAGTCCTGCCCGGCAGCCGTTCCCACCTCGGTCGTGAACTCGACGTCCTCGTCCACCTCGGAAGCCGCCGATCGGAACTGCGCCGCAACCCGGGCGGCGTCGAAACTGTTTTCGGTGTCGTCGCCACGCCGCAGGGAGTCGAACATCTCCAGCGCACGACGGGCCTGGGCGGCGACCGGGCCGTCGGATGCGCCGCGACCCGACGCGAGCAGGGTGGACATCACCTGGTCGTGGACGAGGGCGTCGAACCGCTCCCGCTCGACCGTCCGAGCCGCGGCCGCCGCTGCCGCGACGACGGACCGCTCGGTGGCGGCCACCGTCGAATCGAGTACATCGCCCGTCCGGAAAGCGACGATCGCTGCGGCGGCGAACACCCCGCAGAACATGAGTGCGAACGCGAGTTCCGGGACGAAGCGATATCCCGTCGTGGTGTTCACCAGCAGATAGTTGGTGGTCTGCACGACGACCACGACCGCCATGAGATAGACGAGCGCTGTCCGTGGCCGCCACGCTGCGGCCGCGGACAACCCCGCGACCCCGGGGAAGAGTGCCTGCCAGGCCGTGCTCGTCGACACCTCGCCGGTCCAGGCCGGGAACCACAGAACCGCCGCGACCAGGAAGGCGACGGCATTGGCGGCCGCGAGTCGCCCGACCCACCGGACGTCTGCGAGGAACGTCGCCACACCCAGCGCGATCCCTGTTCCGAAGATCGCAAGCAGCGCCGAGGGCAGCCACCACCACGCCGTGAGGTGATCCTGCGACAGTGCGGTGGGCACGACGAACAGCAGATAGAACACGTAGCCCGCGCTGATGAACCGGCCGAAGACCCGGTGGATCCGGTCGGCCGCACTCGTGGCGTCCGTCGTGTGCCCACCCTGTCCGGTGAGAGGCCGTCGGATCACAGCTCGTCGATGGAGACCACACCGTCCTGCAGGGCGCGGGCGAGCAGTGCCGTCTTCGTGGTCGCCGTACGCCCGACCCGGGCGTACTTCTCGCGGATGCGGACGATGTGGGTGCTGACCGTGGCCGCGGTGACGAACAGGCTCGCAGCCGCCTCGGACTTGGACTCGCAGAGCAACCAGGCCCGCAGGATCTCGATCTCGCGAGCCGAGAGTGCGGGCTTCTGTGGTGCAGGCTTCTGTGCCGGGGAATGTTCGAGCATCGTCGTCATAGCGCGTCCCTACCGAGATGAATACATGGGATCGAACCGGGTCCCCCGACGAACACCGTTTCGAGTGGGTACAACGTAACGGTTGAAGGCGACAACCACCCATACCGATCTTTCTCTGCCCAACAAAATGTGGGCATCGGTATTTCGGCTAATCACCGATCCGTCGGCCGTCGCGCCCGATTTCGATACGCCGCACGTTCTCCCCCTTCAGAAGCATCGTCACCATCGCCGCGCGGCCCGGAGGTAGCACTCGTACGGTCA harbors:
- a CDS encoding tyrosine-type recombinase/integrase; this encodes MAQRKKRSFGGLRKLPSGRWQANYTAPDGLIYKAPRTFAAEDDAIGWLNAERRLIDLDMWTPPGDRGHTDAAAVTVLTLGEYADKWISHRHLKESTRHLYRRMFEQHIEPTLGILPLDEVTPERVRVWFADLRDTPGPNKASTGKTRNARVYALLRTILATAVDDGLIPTNPCRIPRAGRTERAHEIRLLTLSELDALAYAMPDRLRLLVKLGAWCGLRRGELLELRRSDVAEDGSVVRIRRAVVFVKGQAHVGAPKSTAGVRDVAVPPHIRTAVVDHLSGHVARGKNALLFTSTDGDRLGEWTLRYHFEQAAKKIDRPDLRLHDLRHQGAVLAAQAGATTKELMARLGHSTPNMAMRYQHAAAGRDAQIAERLSQLVEGTQP
- a CDS encoding DUF5602 domain-containing protein — encoded protein: MDIRPRAPRLAVIVSAAVLGLFVTPSPAVAGGISGLVEGPAHPVGAGSARTYVTLDDEDTPVTIGVRLDAAALDDLPAALLPVTEAYVLDLPEEAHATAFDHVTIDWNSQGHDPQHGFDVPHFDVHFYLLDRVTVESIHPFAPGYIPAAARVPDPRYLPQGYAPSGNPLTSTVPGMGLHWVDTTETEHDPAAGHHLTETVLYGTWDGRQAFIEPMLSREWLATRPAHHEELRLPEAYQREGLYPTTYSVWWDDASQTYTVELGGLTMREAS
- a CDS encoding amidohydrolase family protein; this translates as MIRILSRPRRASYRGEVFDAHLHIIDPRFPLVENDGYLPEPFTVDDYLARVAHLGVTGGAVVSGSFQAFDHSYLLDALDRLGPSFVGVAHLPITASDDEIVRLDAAGVRAVRFNVRRGGSAPLAELDRLARRVHDLVGWHAELYIDSRDLADLHTTIAALPAVSIDHLGLSRDGLPSLVRLVESGIHVKATGFGRVDFPVADALRALADANPAALVFGTDLPSTRAPRPFRDTDITLVEDVLGDDLADAVLRRNASGLYRIETETAPGTSVSR
- a CDS encoding YnfA family protein; the protein is MTVLKSLLLFAVAALFEIGGAWLVWQGVREHRGWIWMGLGVIALGAYGFVATLQPDANFGRILAAYGGVFVAGSLVWGMVMDGFRPDRWDVAGALVCLAGVAIIMYSPR
- a CDS encoding ATP-binding protein; this translates as MIRRPLTGQGGHTTDATSAADRIHRVFGRFISAGYVFYLLFVVPTALSQDHLTAWWWLPSALLAIFGTGIALGVATFLADVRWVGRLAAANAVAFLVAAVLWFPAWTGEVSTSTAWQALFPGVAGLSAAAAWRPRTALVYLMAVVVVVQTTNYLLVNTTTGYRFVPELAFALMFCGVFAAAAIVAFRTGDVLDSTVAATERSVVAAAAAAARTVERERFDALVHDQVMSTLLASGRGASDGPVAAQARRALEMFDSLRRGDDTENSFDAARVAAQFRSAASEVDEDVEFTTEVGTAAGQDYPAEVIRAVAAALAEAVRNSVRHAGAGTRRAVHVDLGPGAVRVAVRDDGRGFDPADVDRYRMGIRASIHGRMRGLAGGDSQVTSGPGGTTVTLLWFDPAERRTP
- a CDS encoding LuxR C-terminal-related transcriptional regulator, which codes for MTTMLEHSPAQKPAPQKPALSAREIEILRAWLLCESKSEAAASLFVTAATVSTHIVRIREKYARVGRTATTKTALLARALQDGVVSIDEL